One region of Haloprofundus salilacus genomic DNA includes:
- a CDS encoding carbohydrate ABC transporter permease has protein sequence MATVDERREDDGRRQRVERRSGRLSHRTQRRLKCVALYLTALLVSVFTVVPVYIMVVIALQTPEATFAGGRVNLLPTELSLRNFSVLLAETDTVRYFVNSLVVTSSSTLLSTTIAVAAGYGLTRFEFRGKSVAARAVLFSYMFSPIVLAIPLYVIFYALGLLNSYFALTLALTAISAPFCIWLMWQYFQTVPLALEESAWVRGAGRWRTVRDVVLPVARPGYISAAIFAFAVAWNDFTMARVVMSQDEMYTITVGASLFLDRVTIGWGETMAVSLLISIPPFCIALFLQRYLLQGFSVGGLE, from the coding sequence ATGGCCACCGTCGACGAACGACGAGAGGACGACGGGAGACGACAGCGAGTCGAGCGGCGGAGCGGGCGGCTCTCACACCGCACCCAACGCCGCCTCAAGTGCGTCGCGCTCTACCTGACGGCGCTGCTCGTCTCGGTGTTCACCGTCGTCCCCGTCTACATCATGGTCGTCATCGCGTTGCAGACGCCCGAGGCGACATTCGCGGGCGGCCGGGTGAACCTCCTGCCGACCGAACTCTCGTTGCGGAACTTCAGCGTGCTCCTGGCGGAGACGGACACGGTCCGGTACTTCGTCAACAGCCTCGTCGTCACCTCGAGTTCGACGCTGCTGTCGACGACGATCGCCGTCGCCGCGGGCTATGGACTTACCCGCTTCGAGTTCCGCGGCAAGTCGGTGGCGGCGCGGGCGGTGTTGTTCTCCTACATGTTCAGCCCCATCGTGCTCGCCATCCCGCTGTACGTCATCTTCTATGCGCTCGGTCTCCTGAACAGCTACTTTGCGCTCACGCTGGCGCTGACGGCCATTTCGGCGCCGTTCTGCATCTGGCTGATGTGGCAGTACTTCCAGACGGTGCCGCTGGCGCTGGAGGAGTCGGCGTGGGTTCGCGGCGCGGGTCGCTGGCGCACCGTTCGCGACGTGGTGCTGCCGGTGGCCCGGCCAGGCTACATCTCGGCGGCTATCTTCGCGTTCGCCGTCGCGTGGAACGACTTCACGATGGCCCGCGTCGTGATGAGTCAGGACGAAATGTACACGATAACGGTCGGCGCGAGCCTGTTTCTGGACCGCGTCACCATCGGCTGGGGCGAGACGATGGCCGTCTCGCTTCTCATCTCCATCCCGCCGTTCTGCATCGCGCTGTTCCTCCAACGGTACCTGCTGCAGGGGTTCAGCGTGGGAGGACTCGAATAA
- a CDS encoding carbohydrate ABC transporter permease has protein sequence MSVSAGLRTRLDRGRDVDGATLLLLACFVPLFAFFAVVWLVPILYALGMSLFESPVRNPAFVGVGNYVELLATASFWSFLWNSVTYAFWTTALSLVVGLGLALVVNQQIRGGSALRTMMIFPYLLPTLVVIFIWKFILDANIGILNQYLVAWGLVDQPIAFFSTIKWAMPAVVVASVWKFGSFSFFILLARLQAIDTDLYERARVEGATTWQAFRDITFPHLRGAILIILLVRGIWMFNKFDIIYLSTRGGPLQETTTLPIRVYQLAFNEVNFGLATAMAGIMFFLLAGVAVVYFRAFSPESEVAN, from the coding sequence ATGAGCGTGAGCGCCGGACTTCGCACCCGACTGGACCGCGGCCGCGACGTCGACGGCGCGACGCTCCTGTTGCTGGCGTGCTTCGTGCCGTTGTTCGCCTTCTTTGCCGTCGTCTGGCTCGTCCCTATCCTCTACGCGCTGGGGATGAGCCTCTTCGAGTCGCCGGTCCGCAATCCGGCGTTCGTCGGCGTCGGCAACTACGTCGAACTGCTGGCGACGGCGTCGTTCTGGTCGTTCCTCTGGAACAGCGTCACCTACGCGTTCTGGACGACGGCGCTCAGCCTCGTCGTCGGACTCGGACTCGCGCTGGTGGTCAACCAGCAGATTCGCGGCGGAAGCGCGCTCCGGACGATGATGATCTTCCCGTACCTGCTGCCGACGCTCGTGGTCATCTTCATCTGGAAGTTCATCCTCGACGCCAACATCGGCATCCTGAACCAGTACCTCGTCGCGTGGGGTCTCGTCGACCAGCCCATTGCGTTCTTCTCGACGATAAAGTGGGCGATGCCCGCAGTCGTCGTCGCGAGCGTTTGGAAGTTCGGCTCCTTCTCCTTCTTCATCCTCCTCGCGCGTCTGCAGGCAATCGACACCGACCTCTACGAGCGAGCACGGGTTGAGGGCGCGACCACGTGGCAGGCGTTCCGCGACATCACGTTCCCACACCTCCGCGGGGCCATCCTCATCATCCTGCTCGTCAGGGGCATCTGGATGTTCAACAAGTTCGACATCATCTACCTTTCGACGCGGGGCGGCCCGCTGCAGGAGACGACGACGCTCCCTATCCGGGTGTACCAACTCGCGTTCAACGAGGTGAACTTCGGACTCGCGACGGCGATGGCGGGCATCATGTTCTTCCTCCTCGCGGGCGTCGCCGTCGTCTACTTCCGCGCCTTTTCGCCCGAATCGGAGGTGGCGAACTGA
- a CDS encoding ABC transporter substrate-binding protein, which yields MAQDQAHGTNSANSTCSRTRRISRRRYLGAAGTAATLCLAGCTTGGSGSGDDSNGSGGSGGNTIRYLSDRGDSKDVMDAIISEFESEYDYTVEMIYTAKGTSSDAEMQKMVAAGNPPDILFDTSTDAYRLQRDGVLAPVTPAVRDNDLPDPVSADGESYFAPAMVEPLMGWYRNDVYESLPGSWEEWLSAAGGVADEHDMKGYVVQSGQTNNADTQITQYLWQNDVQIYAGPSDGIEVTVDQGSNREAAVATFEWLQSMAEHSPNGSGWEWGDAIGALQQENAAAIASVGGLPVLTIMGNRPDLVENLSPMPFPLPSGKQQDQWWAYMEGHLVRNDGGATEGAQEFVNFFNQSDRFFDFVLSAPLFQFPPTREQLDSEPMRNNETIQQFPAVVEMVKENWDAFTTVLATGDDGAPNIVAADAYSNQLFGQAADQLLVGGRSPGETVDWLGEQLRGLQQ from the coding sequence ATGGCTCAAGACCAGGCCCACGGGACGAACAGCGCGAATAGCACCTGCTCGCGGACCCGACGAATTAGCCGGCGGCGCTACCTCGGCGCCGCGGGAACCGCGGCGACGCTCTGTCTCGCCGGTTGTACCACCGGTGGCTCCGGCAGCGGCGACGACTCCAACGGATCGGGGGGGTCAGGCGGAAACACGATTCGCTACCTCTCGGACCGCGGCGACTCGAAGGACGTGATGGACGCCATCATCTCTGAGTTCGAGTCGGAGTACGACTACACGGTGGAGATGATCTACACGGCGAAAGGCACCTCCTCCGACGCCGAGATGCAGAAGATGGTCGCCGCCGGGAACCCGCCGGACATCCTCTTCGACACGTCGACGGACGCCTACCGCCTCCAGCGCGACGGCGTCCTCGCGCCGGTGACGCCCGCGGTTCGGGACAACGACCTCCCCGACCCGGTGAGCGCCGACGGCGAGTCGTACTTCGCACCGGCGATGGTCGAACCGCTGATGGGGTGGTACCGAAACGACGTGTACGAGAGCCTCCCCGGGTCGTGGGAGGAGTGGCTCTCGGCGGCTGGCGGCGTCGCCGACGAGCACGACATGAAGGGCTACGTCGTTCAGTCCGGCCAGACGAACAATGCCGACACGCAGATTACGCAGTACCTCTGGCAAAACGACGTACAGATCTACGCCGGTCCCTCCGACGGCATCGAGGTGACCGTCGACCAGGGTTCGAACCGCGAGGCGGCGGTGGCGACGTTCGAGTGGCTCCAGTCGATGGCCGAGCACTCGCCGAACGGCAGCGGCTGGGAGTGGGGCGACGCCATCGGCGCGCTCCAGCAGGAGAACGCGGCGGCCATTGCCAGCGTCGGCGGCCTGCCCGTGCTGACCATCATGGGTAACCGGCCGGACCTCGTCGAGAACCTCAGTCCGATGCCGTTCCCGCTGCCAAGCGGCAAGCAACAGGACCAATGGTGGGCGTACATGGAGGGCCACCTGGTCCGCAACGACGGCGGCGCGACCGAGGGGGCACAGGAGTTCGTGAACTTCTTCAACCAGTCGGACCGCTTCTTCGACTTCGTCCTCTCGGCGCCGCTGTTCCAGTTCCCGCCGACGCGCGAGCAACTCGACAGCGAGCCGATGCGGAACAACGAGACGATTCAGCAGTTCCCGGCGGTCGTCGAGATGGTCAAGGAGAACTGGGACGCGTTCACGACCGTGCTCGCGACGGGTGACGACGGCGCGCCGAACATCGTCGCCGCCGACGCCTACAGCAATCAACTGTTCGGGCAGGCGGCCGACCAACTGCTCGTCGGCGGCCGCTCGCCCGGCGAGACGGTCGACTGGCTCGGCGAGCAACTCCGCGGACTCCAGCAATGA
- a CDS encoding helix-turn-helix domain-containing protein — protein MLRATLHIDLDSDYVLSELSDLADGPFVVSQCEVLDDDLIRFVIDAGPHRDAVERLLLGSDAVLAVEPVDDSQLLITKRSSGALPVIRENHGMLQRMSQFDGTRRVFDIVVFRRADLKAIVNDLRSLGHVRLSRLAPFSGPATTLSRRQAEVVSLALEEGYFDWPRRADATTLAARLDITHVTFLEHLRKAEQKLLTDALTSASAPVQSGVAGSLSSPADTTYAADPPRMNETADEDRAEELPRTN, from the coding sequence ATGCTCCGCGCCACACTCCACATAGACCTCGACTCCGACTACGTCCTCAGCGAACTCAGCGACCTCGCCGACGGTCCGTTCGTGGTCTCGCAGTGCGAGGTGCTTGACGACGACCTCATCCGGTTCGTCATCGACGCTGGGCCGCACCGAGACGCCGTCGAGCGCCTCCTCCTCGGCTCCGACGCGGTGCTCGCGGTCGAACCCGTCGACGACTCCCAACTGCTCATCACGAAACGTTCCTCGGGTGCGCTGCCCGTCATCCGCGAGAACCACGGGATGCTCCAGCGGATGAGTCAGTTCGACGGGACGCGCCGCGTCTTCGACATCGTTGTCTTCCGCCGCGCGGACCTCAAAGCCATCGTGAACGACCTGCGGTCGCTAGGGCACGTCCGCCTAAGCCGACTCGCGCCCTTTTCCGGACCGGCGACGACGCTCTCGCGGCGACAGGCGGAGGTCGTCTCGCTCGCGCTCGAGGAGGGCTACTTCGACTGGCCGCGACGCGCCGACGCCACGACCCTCGCGGCCCGCCTCGACATCACCCACGTCACGTTTCTGGAACATCTCCGCAAAGCCGAGCAGAAACTGCTGACCGACGCGCTGACGAGCGCGTCGGCCCCGGTCCAGTCCGGCGTGGCTGGGTCGCTGTCCTCGCCGGCGGACACGACGTACGCTGCCGACCCGCCGCGGATGAACGAGACGGCGGACGAGGACCGCGCCGAAGAACTCCCGCGGACGAACTGA
- a CDS encoding DUF7523 family protein, with protein MSLAADTREAVRERPFLLNALRAGVVNYAAAASSLDLDGDTDAIATALRRYAEELSPPEIEARDARVTMKRGVGIVDAEEAEAAEATDEGALLTLGGRVVVADAGLQTAVLATGEVDADALTTVLGRLQAAEVSVDAAATAGESLLVVVERRDGVNALRVVESALEAISVVGDE; from the coding sequence ATGTCACTGGCCGCAGACACGCGCGAGGCGGTCCGCGAGCGACCGTTTCTTCTAAATGCACTCCGCGCGGGAGTCGTCAACTATGCCGCCGCCGCGTCGTCACTGGACCTCGACGGCGACACCGACGCTATCGCCACCGCGCTCCGCCGCTACGCCGAGGAGTTGTCGCCGCCGGAAATCGAAGCACGAGACGCCCGCGTGACGATGAAACGCGGGGTCGGTATCGTCGACGCCGAAGAAGCGGAAGCCGCGGAGGCGACGGACGAGGGTGCGCTGTTGACGCTCGGCGGACGGGTAGTCGTCGCCGACGCCGGGTTGCAGACAGCGGTGTTGGCGACGGGCGAGGTGGACGCCGATGCGCTGACGACGGTTCTCGGTCGGCTGCAGGCGGCCGAGGTTTCGGTCGACGCGGCGGCGACGGCAGGCGAATCCCTACTCGTCGTGGTCGAACGCCGCGACGGCGTGAACGCGCTTCGGGTCGTTGAGTCGGCGCTGGAAGCGATTTCGGTCGTGGGCGACGAGTAA